A window from Argopecten irradians isolate NY chromosome 3, Ai_NY, whole genome shotgun sequence encodes these proteins:
- the LOC138317867 gene encoding ATP synthase subunit g, mitochondrial-like: MAAKAGSFVEKLVPLLNRGANLAKAQQPRLERFWAVAKVELAPPGPGDIPKITTGIKQAVSINRIANLSVKEVMLNAAVCFEIFLCYEIGRIVGKRSLVGFDIEGASHFPPIKKS, from the exons ATGGCGGCGAAAGCAGGATCATTTGTCGAAAAACTCGTCCCGCTTCTTAACAGAGGGGCAAATTTAGCTAAAG CACAACAGCCACGTTTAGAACGGTTTTGGGCTGTTGCTAAAGTGGAGTTAGCTCCCCCAGGTCCAGGTGATATTCCTAAGATTACAACAGGAATCAAACAAGCTGTCAGCATCAACAGAATAGCTAACTTAAGTGTGAAG GAAGTGATGCTGAATGCAGCagtatgttttgaaatatttctatgTTACGAAATTGGAAGAATCGTAGGTAAACGATCACTGGTTGGATTTGACATAGAGGGAGCCAGCCATTTCCCACCAATTAAGAA gaGCTAG